A single region of the Coleofasciculus chthonoplastes PCC 7420 genome encodes:
- a CDS encoding NUDIX hydrolase — protein sequence MMNKEKIIFSTDWITVKETAWGYHYLERKGRDSVAIFLIRKHQSNPEDYQVLIRQQPLCIHIPDINQEHKLYPCPITGGIDTGESPEEAAIREVHEEAGFSVQVLPLGKYIVGTQTNEICYMYYADVTGVEPEIAQQDGSYFESISHNEWHPFDYLNQCDYSACQIGYFRLKSILE from the coding sequence ATGATGAATAAAGAGAAAATTATTTTTAGTACCGATTGGATTACAGTTAAGGAAACAGCTTGGGGGTATCACTACCTAGAACGAAAGGGGCGAGATTCTGTGGCGATATTTCTGATTAGAAAACATCAGAGTAACCCAGAAGATTATCAAGTTTTAATTAGACAGCAGCCGCTTTGTATCCATATTCCCGATATTAACCAAGAGCATAAACTCTATCCTTGTCCCATTACTGGGGGTATCGATACCGGAGAGTCGCCAGAGGAAGCGGCGATTAGAGAGGTGCATGAAGAAGCGGGATTTTCGGTTCAGGTTCTACCCTTAGGAAAATATATTGTCGGAACTCAAACCAATGAGATTTGTTATATGTATTATGCCGATGTAACGGGTGTAGAACCGGAAATAGCACAGCAAGATGGCAGCTATTTTGAATCGATTAGCCATAATGAATGGCATCCGTTTGATTATTTGAATCAATGCGATTATTCAGCCTGTCAGATTGGGTATTTTCGGCTCAAATCTATTCTTGAATAA
- a CDS encoding aminotransferase class IV — translation MTKVSYWYNGKLILGDRIELAINDPGLIYGATTFTTLRVYHHSLAHPLTHWDAHCARLSHSLQVFGWQFPDWERIRYGAEQLLPSFPVLRIVVFPDGREWITGRPLPADLSERQQQGIIAWLAEVSHLRRSLPTYKTGNYLGGWLALQTAQQLGAQEAILVDDQGNWLETSTGNLWGAKDGCWWTPPIDVGILPGVARSHLIHCLEQQGLKICQVPWNQKLVQEFDAIAYTNSVMEIIPIHTVITADQRFEYRSCAGGLAPLQRLFGEYQK, via the coding sequence ATGACTAAAGTCAGTTATTGGTATAACGGTAAACTTATTCTAGGCGATCGCATCGAACTCGCCATCAATGATCCGGGTTTGATTTACGGCGCGACAACCTTTACCACCCTGCGTGTTTACCACCACTCCCTCGCCCACCCTTTAACCCATTGGGACGCCCATTGTGCGCGTTTAAGTCACAGTTTACAGGTGTTTGGCTGGCAATTCCCCGACTGGGAACGTATCCGCTACGGTGCAGAACAATTACTCCCCTCGTTTCCGGTGCTGAGAATTGTGGTTTTCCCGGATGGGCGAGAATGGATTACGGGGCGTCCTCTCCCTGCTGATTTGAGTGAACGCCAACAGCAGGGAATCATCGCTTGGTTAGCTGAAGTGTCACATTTACGCCGTTCTTTACCCACCTATAAAACGGGGAATTATTTGGGCGGATGGCTGGCGCTGCAAACGGCACAACAACTCGGCGCTCAGGAGGCTATATTAGTTGATGATCAGGGGAATTGGTTGGAAACGAGTACGGGGAATCTGTGGGGCGCTAAAGACGGCTGCTGGTGGACACCACCGATTGATGTGGGGATATTACCGGGAGTGGCGCGATCGCATCTAATTCATTGTCTCGAACAACAAGGATTAAAAATTTGCCAAGTTCCCTGGAATCAGAAATTAGTGCAGGAGTTTGACGCGATCGCTTATACCAATAGTGTGATGGAAATCATCCCGATTCATACCGTTATTACGGCAGATCAACGGTTTGAGTATCGTTCCTGTGCTGGGGGTTTAGCACCGTTGCAGCGTTTATTTGGGGAGTATCAAAAATAA
- a CDS encoding DUF2283 domain-containing protein has protein sequence MRIDFDQETEAVYFRLKDSRIVESEEISPGIVYDFDENDTIVGIEILNLSQKNPDSIKNVNFPFTQEEKKRLRDILGWLKLFGI, from the coding sequence ATGAGGATAGATTTTGATCAAGAGACTGAAGCCGTTTATTTCCGACTTAAGGATTCAAGAATTGTTGAATCTGAAGAAATCAGCCCCGGCATTGTTTATGACTTTGACGAAAATGATACTATTGTGGGCATTGAGATTTTAAATCTAAGTCAAAAAAACCCAGACTCGATCAAAAATGTGAATTTTCCTTTTACCCAGGAGGAAAAAAAGCGGTTAAGAGATATTTTAGGTTGGCTTAAGCTGTTCGGCATTTAA
- the ftsH3 gene encoding ATP-dependent zinc metalloprotease FtsH3: MNKKWRNAGLYALLAIVVIALATAFLDQPSQTRETWRYDQFIDNVKSKKVEIVQLSSDRTQAMVTAQDGTQYQVNLPNDPELISILTNNNVDIKVRPQSDDGFWFRTLSGLFFPILLLVGLFFLLRRAQNGPGSQAMNFGKSKARVQMEPQTQVTFGDVAGIEQAKLELNEVVDFLKNADRFTAIGAKIPKGVLLVGPPGTGKTLLARAVAGEAGVPFFSISGSEFVEMFVGVGASRVRDLFEQAKNSAPCIVFIDEIDAVGRQRGAGLGGGNDEREQTLNQLLTEMDGFEGNTGIIIIAATNRPDVLDAALLRPGRFDRQVVVDRPDYAGRLEILNVHARGKTLSKDVDLEKIARRTPGFTGADLSNLLNEAAILAARRNLTEISMDEVNDAIDRVLAGPEKKDRVMSEKRKRLVAYHEAGHALVGALMPDYDPVQKVSIIPRGRAGGLTWFTPSEDRMDSGLYSRSYLQNQMAVALGGRIAEEIIFGEEEVTTGASNDLQQVARVARQMITRFGMSDRLGPVALGRQNGNMFLGRDIASDRDFSNTTAATIDEEVRKLVDEAYNRAKDVLVGNKHILDKLSAMLIEKETVDAEELQELLAENDVKMAAIV; this comes from the coding sequence GTGAATAAGAAATGGAGAAATGCGGGGCTTTATGCACTACTAGCGATAGTAGTCATCGCCTTGGCAACAGCATTTTTAGACCAACCGTCCCAAACGCGGGAAACCTGGAGATACGACCAGTTCATTGATAACGTTAAGAGCAAGAAGGTTGAGATCGTTCAGCTCAGTTCTGACCGCACTCAGGCAATGGTAACCGCTCAAGACGGTACCCAATACCAGGTCAACCTGCCTAACGATCCAGAACTAATCAGTATTCTCACCAACAATAACGTAGATATTAAAGTTCGCCCTCAGAGTGATGATGGGTTCTGGTTCAGAACGCTGAGCGGACTCTTCTTCCCGATCCTGCTTCTGGTGGGTTTATTCTTCTTACTGCGGCGGGCGCAAAACGGTCCGGGTTCTCAGGCGATGAACTTCGGTAAGTCCAAAGCCCGCGTTCAAATGGAACCGCAAACCCAGGTCACGTTTGGCGATGTCGCCGGGATTGAGCAAGCCAAGCTGGAACTCAACGAAGTGGTTGACTTCCTCAAAAACGCCGATCGCTTCACCGCCATTGGTGCGAAAATTCCCAAAGGGGTGCTGCTGGTTGGACCTCCGGGAACGGGTAAAACCCTCTTAGCGCGTGCTGTTGCTGGGGAAGCTGGTGTACCCTTCTTCTCCATTTCCGGGTCTGAGTTCGTGGAAATGTTCGTCGGTGTGGGTGCGTCTCGTGTCCGCGACTTGTTTGAGCAAGCCAAGAATAGTGCTCCCTGTATCGTATTTATCGATGAAATTGACGCCGTAGGTCGTCAACGGGGTGCTGGCTTAGGCGGCGGTAACGATGAGCGGGAACAAACCCTGAACCAGTTACTGACCGAGATGGATGGGTTTGAAGGCAATACGGGTATCATTATTATTGCCGCCACCAACCGTCCTGATGTTCTGGATGCAGCATTATTACGCCCCGGTCGGTTTGACCGTCAGGTGGTCGTGGATCGCCCCGACTACGCCGGACGCTTGGAAATTCTCAACGTTCACGCTCGCGGCAAGACTTTATCCAAGGATGTAGACTTAGAGAAAATTGCCCGTCGGACTCCTGGCTTCACCGGTGCCGATTTATCGAACTTGCTCAACGAAGCCGCAATTTTAGCCGCACGGCGCAACCTCACCGAAATCTCCATGGATGAGGTGAATGACGCCATCGACCGGGTATTGGCTGGACCAGAGAAGAAAGACCGGGTGATGAGCGAGAAGCGCAAGCGGTTAGTCGCGTATCATGAAGCGGGTCACGCTTTGGTGGGTGCGTTAATGCCCGATTATGACCCGGTGCAGAAAGTTAGTATTATCCCACGCGGTCGGGCGGGTGGATTAACTTGGTTTACGCCCAGTGAAGACCGGATGGATTCTGGGTTGTATTCCCGTTCCTACCTGCAAAACCAAATGGCGGTTGCTTTGGGGGGTCGAATTGCTGAGGAAATTATCTTCGGTGAAGAAGAAGTGACAACGGGGGCGTCTAACGACTTACAGCAAGTCGCCCGTGTCGCCCGACAAATGATCACCCGCTTCGGAATGAGCGATCGCTTGGGTCCTGTGGCATTAGGACGGCAAAATGGCAATATGTTCCTAGGACGGGACATTGCCTCTGATCGCGATTTCTCCAACACCACGGCGGCGACGATTGATGAAGAGGTGCGGAAGTTGGTGGATGAAGCCTATAATCGGGCGAAAGATGTCTTGGTGGGTAATAAACACATCTTGGACAAATTATCTGCCATGCTGATTGAGAAAGAAACCGTCGATGCAGAAGAACTGCAAGAACTGTTAGCCGAAAACGATGTGAAGATGGCCGCGATCGTTTAA